Proteins encoded together in one bacterium window:
- a CDS encoding response regulator transcription factor, giving the protein MKKILIVEDDASIALGLEGAISDEGYEAKVARTGPDGYQLAKEWRPDLIVLDLMMPGMSGMEICKRLRDEGETVPIIMVTARAEEDDKVLGLELGANDYVTKPFSLRELLARVKAHLRPVEGGSNGRTASEAGLYRFGNVVVDFKRHEVRRNGAPQELTNREFRLLEYLIHHPGELISRDRLLEEIWGYNVFPNTRTVDNHILRLRKHIEPDPENPRYIKTIRGAGYLFDPAG; this is encoded by the coding sequence ATGAAGAAGATCCTGATTGTCGAAGACGACGCGTCGATTGCGCTCGGCCTGGAAGGTGCCATCAGCGACGAAGGCTATGAGGCCAAGGTAGCGCGCACCGGTCCCGACGGCTATCAGCTCGCAAAGGAATGGCGGCCGGACTTGATCGTGTTGGATCTCATGATGCCCGGCATGAGCGGCATGGAGATTTGCAAACGGTTGCGCGACGAAGGCGAAACCGTGCCGATCATCATGGTGACCGCCCGGGCCGAAGAGGACGACAAGGTGCTGGGCCTCGAGCTCGGCGCGAATGATTACGTCACCAAGCCCTTCAGCCTGCGCGAATTGCTGGCGCGCGTCAAAGCGCATTTGCGGCCGGTCGAAGGCGGCAGCAACGGCCGGACCGCAAGCGAGGCGGGCCTTTATCGCTTCGGCAATGTGGTGGTGGATTTCAAGCGCCATGAAGTCCGGCGCAACGGCGCGCCGCAGGAGCTGACCAACCGTGAATTTCGCCTGCTCGAGTATTTGATTCACCATCCCGGCGAGTTGATCTCGCGCGACCGTTTGCTGGAGGAAATCTGGGGCTACAATGTTTTCCCCAACACGCGCACGGTCGACAATCACATTCTGCGGCTGCGCAAGCACATCGAGCCGGACCCGGAGAATCCGCGTTACATCAAGACCATTCGCGGCGCCGGTTACTTGTTTGATCCGGCGGGATGA
- a CDS encoding ABC-type transport auxiliary lipoprotein family protein: protein MPQTFYYTLAEAPAATGEPAGNHHDQLAVALGVERFAAAAIYEEDRLIYRESPFEVKYDHYRRWAARPAQLVTDEIINQLAARGLFRTVTSYPTAVPVDCILRGRILAFEEWDRGEQWFGRVAISVQLYQASSQKLLWSGTLSRETPAQKRLPAAVAQAISTSLRECVDELAAALAQELGQ, encoded by the coding sequence GTGCCGCAGACTTTCTATTACACGCTGGCCGAGGCACCGGCAGCGACCGGCGAACCCGCCGGCAATCATCATGACCAACTCGCGGTGGCGCTGGGCGTGGAGCGCTTCGCGGCGGCGGCGATTTATGAGGAAGACCGTCTCATCTATCGTGAATCGCCCTTCGAAGTGAAGTATGATCATTATCGCCGCTGGGCCGCGCGGCCGGCGCAGTTGGTCACCGATGAAATCATCAATCAACTCGCGGCCCGCGGCCTGTTTCGCACCGTCACCTCTTATCCGACGGCCGTGCCGGTGGATTGCATTCTGCGCGGCCGCATTCTGGCCTTTGAAGAGTGGGATCGCGGTGAACAGTGGTTTGGCCGGGTGGCCATCAGCGTGCAGCTCTATCAGGCGTCCTCGCAAAAGTTGCTCTGGAGCGGCACCCTCAGCCGCGAAACGCCCGCGCAAAAACGCCTGCCGGCCGCGGTCGCGCAAGCCATCAGCACCAGCCTGCGGGAGTGTGTGGACGAGCTGGCCGCCGCGCTGGCGCAGGAGCTTGGGCAGTAA
- a CDS encoding ABC transporter permease, producing the protein MITVLGFLGRRTMQFLVHVDRFARLMVETVWWALVAPFKGEKVRIRSVVEQVVRIGYDSLPIVSAIAFFVGIILAMQAAYQLKRFGATIFVADLVGVSVIRELGPLLTAIIIAGRNGSAIAAEISSMKVAEEIDALRTMGLNPTGFLVVPRTVAMMIALPCLTVLADLIGILGGFLLAVTTMDFSALRYFNQTSAALTMKDLVTGLVKSECFAVIIVMVACYEGFRTEGGAVGVGKATTTTVVASIFLIIAADVLFTALFYSSF; encoded by the coding sequence ATGATCACTGTGTTGGGATTCCTGGGCCGCCGGACGATGCAGTTTCTCGTGCACGTCGACCGCTTCGCGCGTCTGATGGTCGAGACCGTCTGGTGGGCATTGGTGGCGCCTTTCAAAGGGGAAAAGGTCCGCATCCGCAGCGTCGTGGAGCAGGTCGTGCGCATTGGTTATGATTCCCTGCCGATCGTCAGCGCCATCGCCTTTTTCGTGGGCATCATTCTGGCGATGCAGGCGGCCTATCAACTCAAGCGGTTCGGCGCCACCATTTTCGTCGCGGATCTGGTCGGCGTGTCGGTGATTCGCGAGCTGGGGCCGCTGCTGACCGCGATCATCATTGCCGGCCGCAACGGCTCGGCCATCGCCGCGGAAATCAGCTCGATGAAAGTCGCGGAGGAGATCGATGCGCTGCGCACCATGGGCCTCAATCCCACCGGCTTTTTGGTAGTGCCGCGCACAGTTGCGATGATGATTGCGCTGCCGTGCCTGACCGTGCTGGCGGATCTCATCGGTATCCTGGGTGGCTTTCTGCTCGCGGTGACCACCATGGATTTTTCCGCCCTGCGCTATTTCAATCAAACCTCCGCCGCCCTGACGATGAAAGACCTGGTCACCGGGCTGGTGAAGAGTGAATGCTTCGCGGTGATCATCGTCATGGTGGCCTGCTATGAGGGCTTTCGCACCGAGGGCGGCGCCGTGGGCGTAGGCAAAGCAACAACGACCACGGTCGTGGCTTCGATTTTTTTGATCATTGCGGCGGATGTACTTTTCACCGCGCTGTTCTATTCCAGCTTTTGA
- a CDS encoding MlaD family protein has translation MEYHSREVKAGLLVILSLLAFLAFLFTITKIDWERKEKTFTARFGYIGGIDRGAMVRFGGFLIGTVTDLYIAPDDNTKIEVVLTVDARAPVRRDSESFITTIGLMGESYLEITTGSSEEELLGSGSRLRTREVPALSQLSEPFMDVSKQLGLLLVQANDLLNEANRRRFANMLANADSLLGSNATEISGIVTNLNTLTFQMQRISTKLDQLMGENAQTVDATVGHLNTTLTRIDTLLQSLNQSMRLVNEVAAANQRNLHETMANFERASNDFAQFSRTLKERPWNLIRKSAPPERKLPD, from the coding sequence ATGGAATATCATTCCCGTGAAGTCAAAGCCGGCCTGCTGGTGATCTTGAGCCTGCTCGCCTTCCTGGCGTTCTTGTTCACCATCACCAAAATTGACTGGGAGCGCAAGGAGAAAACCTTCACCGCCCGGTTCGGCTACATTGGCGGCATCGATCGCGGCGCGATGGTGCGCTTCGGCGGATTTCTCATCGGCACGGTGACGGATTTGTACATCGCGCCGGATGACAACACTAAAATCGAAGTCGTGCTCACCGTGGATGCCCGCGCGCCGGTGCGCCGGGATTCCGAAAGCTTCATCACCACCATCGGCTTGATGGGCGAATCCTACCTCGAAATTACCACCGGCTCGAGTGAAGAAGAATTGCTCGGTTCCGGCAGCCGCTTGCGCACGCGCGAAGTGCCGGCGCTCAGCCAACTCAGTGAACCGTTCATGGACGTCAGCAAGCAGCTCGGCCTGCTGCTGGTGCAGGCCAACGATCTGCTCAACGAGGCCAATCGCCGGCGCTTTGCCAACATGCTCGCCAACGCCGATTCCCTGCTGGGCAGCAATGCGACGGAAATTTCCGGCATCGTGACCAATCTGAACACACTCACTTTTCAAATGCAACGCATCAGCACCAAACTCGATCAACTCATGGGCGAGAATGCCCAGACCGTGGATGCGACCGTCGGCCATCTCAATACCACGCTGACCCGCATCGACACGCTGCTGCAGTCGCTGAATCAATCCATGCGACTAGTGAACGAGGTCGCGGCCGCGAACCAGCGGAATCTACATGAGACCATGGCGAATTTCGAGCGCGCCTCCAACGATTTCGCGCAGTTCAGCCGCACGCTCAAGGAGCGGCCGTGGAATTTGATTCGCAAATCCGCGCCGCCCGAGCGCAAGCTGCCGGATTGA
- a CDS encoding STAS domain-containing protein: MLDIVTRQKDQAAIVAISGDVDLYSSPEVRKVIIGLTGKKAPLIVVDLRAVSYMDSSGIATLVEGLQQMSKYGGELRLFGLGAAVREVFELSRLDKVFQIYDSEAAALPDNQAAAETP; the protein is encoded by the coding sequence ATGCTCGACATCGTTACTCGCCAAAAGGACCAGGCGGCCATCGTCGCCATCTCGGGAGACGTCGATCTCTATTCATCGCCCGAAGTGCGCAAAGTCATCATCGGCTTGACCGGCAAGAAAGCGCCGCTCATCGTGGTGGATCTGCGCGCCGTCAGTTACATGGACAGCTCCGGCATCGCGACGCTGGTGGAGGGATTGCAGCAGATGAGCAAATACGGCGGTGAGCTGCGGCTGTTTGGCCTGGGCGCCGCGGTGCGGGAAGTCTTCGAATTGAGCCGGCTCGATAAAGTCTTCCAGATTTATGACAGCGAAGCAGCGGCGCTGCCGGACAATCAGGCCGCGGCGGAGACGCCGTGA
- a CDS encoding HAMP domain-containing histidine kinase: MIPRGLWRRHEVRLALTFVCLIILPCGFLGYFSLRAIRTEKLLTQTRLQQNYKQLAGIAAREINEELEKAAKRWTYFTGKAAKRDRNYPTPETLNQFAEEQPLVASAILLESPAVPLRAAEPANRGFFLSKAPPPSEDYVNTYRRFAALVEAGEELEYKGRLDEALALYAQISRECPAPQFAALSQNLTGRVLMKKSDWPAAIGVYRELLANHPHVRDPNGAPLRFFAQYQIAIALENQNRDQEAVETLLALYQDLFALSDEISTVQYTYFVELIQAASVRLLTSPFVSHPERFTQRFNGLAELNKKRISRRYYLQVLDRRLAEHVLERKSYKDRVYYISDVAEGAPYLLAYQYLPDASGHHVAGLIAMEIDLEELKAKLFPAILKKLEVAGAVSFAILNEEHKFMIGTRPPAGERVAEQMLEKPFDFWQVAIYATDPAGQASGWNFKLTLSLWLVFLLLLTVVFGAYVFIRQALREAHVSQMKSTFVSNVSHELRTPLASIKMLAELLERQFAAGPAGVPASAKAAEYLSVIRRESDRLARLIESVLDFSRIERGVKQYNFEYEDPEAIVRQVVEAFRPQAEADGFQLVLEIAAPLPEVKIDADAIAQLLLNLLTNAYKYSQERKYIRVAAFRQERHLVIAVEDHGIGIGKAELPKIFEDFYRVDQRLNTPKQGGAGLGLTLARHIAAAHGGEISAHSKLGEGSTFSLRLPIPPECLEQPESATLQEAHANNRGALAAEPEV; this comes from the coding sequence ATGATCCCTCGCGGTTTGTGGCGGCGCCATGAAGTGCGCCTGGCCCTCACATTTGTCTGCTTGATTATCCTGCCGTGCGGCTTTCTCGGCTATTTCAGCCTGCGTGCCATTCGTACCGAGAAGCTGCTCACCCAAACCCGGCTGCAGCAGAACTACAAGCAGCTCGCCGGCATTGCCGCCCGCGAAATCAACGAGGAGCTGGAGAAAGCCGCGAAGCGCTGGACGTATTTCACCGGCAAGGCCGCGAAGCGCGACCGCAACTATCCCACGCCCGAAACCTTGAATCAATTCGCCGAAGAGCAACCGCTGGTGGCCTCGGCCATTTTACTGGAAAGTCCGGCGGTGCCGCTGCGTGCCGCCGAGCCTGCCAACCGCGGTTTCTTTCTTTCCAAAGCACCGCCGCCGAGCGAGGATTACGTCAACACCTACCGGCGTTTTGCGGCATTGGTGGAGGCCGGGGAGGAATTGGAGTACAAAGGCCGCCTCGATGAAGCGCTGGCGCTGTATGCGCAAATCAGCCGGGAATGTCCGGCGCCGCAATTCGCCGCGCTCAGCCAAAATCTCACCGGCCGTGTGCTGATGAAGAAAAGCGACTGGCCGGCGGCCATTGGCGTGTATCGCGAGCTGCTGGCGAACCACCCGCATGTGCGCGACCCCAACGGCGCACCGCTGCGGTTCTTCGCGCAGTATCAAATCGCCATCGCTCTGGAAAATCAGAATCGCGATCAGGAGGCGGTGGAAACGCTGCTGGCATTGTATCAGGATCTCTTCGCTCTCTCCGACGAAATCAGCACGGTGCAATACACCTACTTTGTCGAATTGATTCAGGCAGCCTCGGTGCGGCTGTTGACCTCGCCGTTCGTGTCCCATCCCGAGCGCTTCACGCAGCGGTTCAACGGACTGGCGGAACTGAACAAGAAACGCATCAGCCGCCGGTACTATTTGCAGGTGCTGGATCGCCGCCTGGCGGAACACGTGCTTGAACGCAAAAGCTACAAAGATCGGGTATATTACATTTCCGATGTCGCGGAAGGCGCACCCTATCTGCTCGCCTATCAATATCTGCCCGATGCCTCCGGCCATCACGTTGCCGGCCTGATCGCGATGGAAATCGATCTCGAAGAGCTGAAAGCCAAGCTGTTCCCGGCGATTCTCAAGAAGCTCGAGGTGGCCGGCGCGGTGAGTTTTGCGATTCTGAACGAAGAGCACAAATTCATGATCGGCACGCGGCCGCCGGCGGGTGAGCGGGTGGCGGAGCAAATGCTGGAGAAGCCCTTTGACTTCTGGCAGGTGGCGATCTACGCCACGGATCCCGCCGGACAAGCCTCCGGCTGGAATTTCAAATTGACGCTGTCGCTGTGGCTGGTGTTCTTGCTGCTGCTCACGGTGGTGTTTGGCGCCTATGTTTTCATCCGGCAAGCGTTGCGCGAGGCGCATGTGTCGCAGATGAAATCGACCTTTGTTTCGAATGTCTCGCACGAGCTGCGCACGCCGCTGGCCTCGATCAAGATGCTGGCCGAGCTGCTCGAAAGACAGTTTGCCGCGGGCCCTGCCGGCGTTCCGGCCTCCGCGAAGGCGGCGGAATATCTCAGCGTCATCCGGCGCGAATCGGACCGCCTGGCGCGCTTGATCGAGAGCGTGCTCGATTTCTCCCGCATCGAGCGCGGCGTCAAGCAGTACAATTTCGAATATGAAGATCCGGAGGCGATTGTGCGCCAGGTGGTGGAGGCGTTCCGGCCGCAAGCCGAAGCCGACGGCTTTCAACTGGTGCTGGAGATTGCCGCGCCGCTGCCAGAAGTCAAGATCGATGCCGATGCGATCGCCCAACTGCTTTTGAATCTGCTGACCAATGCCTACAAATACAGCCAGGAGCGCAAGTACATCCGCGTGGCGGCGTTTCGGCAGGAGCGGCACCTGGTGATCGCAGTCGAAGATCACGGCATCGGCATCGGCAAGGCGGAGCTGCCCAAGATCTTCGAGGATTTCTATCGCGTGGATCAGCGCTTGAATACGCCGAAGCAGGGCGGGGCGGGCCTCGGGCTGACGCTGGCGCGGCACATTGCGGCGGCGCACGGCGGCGAGATTTCGGCGCACAGCAAGCTGGGCGAGGGTTCTACGTTTTCACTGCGGCTGCCCATCCCGCCGGAGTGCCTGGAGCAGCCAGAGTCCGCCACCCTCCAGGAAGCACACGCAAATAATCGCGGCGCGCTTGCCGCCGAACCCGAGGTGTGA
- a CDS encoding PKD domain-containing protein, with protein sequence MRQKFAGTFLLLGWLCANAVFAQTWSKEIDLGAGSTPDMDVDPVTGKIYVVYHDEGVVLVELNAAGAVVKKENVSVAAVDKIGGFRFGATVAIDPTTGLPHICFREYLGSDNYSLYYTRKRGDGSWTSPLEIATSLRRAYSVRLEVDSKGVVHVVHGFATEDVFGEANYIRIVNGAEDNFIPALGPYRVDDRVEIAVGSDDVVNLVINRPDDLDSGGPVTYYRSTNGGKSLSKIGDIHYGGANGRNGNADIYADQTGNVHFVYGSARDQARNGTQSVRYARFRDGNKVRDVAVTEQGELRDWHQNLGVGSVAATNDGKNVVAVYNLGDGEALFARLSQNEGQTWGASVQLASQSGGSESRDKHVVRAAGKTFYVAYPSFGKVYLRMLKTGGSAPIANAGGPYNGTEGSPIAFNASGSTDDGQIIRYRWDWTSDGVFDDSTNAPLMQHTYPDDFNGKATLEVVDNENDRTRAQVQVTVANVAPVAEAGGPYSGLLNQPVTLTASVTDPGTKDTHTFKWDLNNDGTYETDGRTVTATYNSSGRKRVRVRVTDNNGASGTDTSSVVIGTGAPVATKIPNQTVAEGTPFTPIALDNYVSDSDNTPDQMVWSTFGQSNLIITLANRIATVAVADSEWAGSETISFVVRDPSNKRDTTTARFTVTAVNDNPRVSTIPSQRVQEGKPFAAITLDDYVFDPDHRDTQITWSTSPNPFFKVNITNRVATVAPADSEWAGNSQITFIAKDPANGSDSVRARFTIDPVNDPPRIVNLTDQTIKRGETFTPINFADYVRDPDDPKDKLRLTGTGNRELALFLSGLIATVLPPNAGWLGSETITFTVRDTSNAAATAKVTFTVRDSNTPPRWLNTVNYTFNEDDTLRIPYADLRARVKDDEDPAEQWRFSLVGNTKIKFRNTSTTFNLFAERDWHGVENVQFVVNDGKDAKDSVATAITVVSVLDPLRSFRVLSPIGEFYSSRPATINFDWEDTADPENPGSNINYLWLLSKNVDFSNIIKQVQVVNKSEYVLPVDDTIQGGFHYWKVIASGNSGTFVESSNFGSFTVPPTSVAENNGSVPQTFALRPNYPNPFNPQTNVVFDLAKPGHVLLTIYGVDGKQVATLADREYQPGQYTLTWDAHGLASGTYFVELRVTNAGKPLFEGRQKMSLLR encoded by the coding sequence ATGAGACAGAAATTTGCCGGTACTTTTTTGCTGCTGGGTTGGCTGTGTGCAAATGCGGTTTTTGCGCAAACCTGGAGCAAGGAAATCGATCTGGGTGCAGGTTCGACGCCCGACATGGACGTCGATCCGGTCACTGGCAAGATCTATGTTGTCTATCACGATGAAGGCGTCGTCTTGGTGGAATTGAATGCCGCCGGCGCCGTCGTCAAGAAAGAAAATGTGAGCGTGGCTGCAGTTGACAAGATCGGCGGTTTTCGCTTCGGCGCGACCGTGGCGATCGACCCCACCACCGGCCTGCCGCATATATGCTTCCGGGAGTACTTGGGAAGCGACAACTACAGCCTGTACTACACCCGCAAGCGCGGCGACGGAAGCTGGACCAGCCCGCTGGAAATCGCAACCAGTCTGCGGCGCGCTTACAGCGTGCGCCTGGAAGTGGACAGCAAAGGCGTGGTGCACGTCGTGCATGGTTTCGCCACCGAAGATGTCTTCGGCGAAGCCAACTATATCCGCATCGTCAACGGCGCGGAGGACAATTTCATTCCGGCGCTGGGGCCCTATCGCGTCGATGACCGCGTGGAAATCGCGGTCGGCAGCGATGACGTGGTGAACCTCGTCATCAACCGGCCGGACGATCTCGACAGCGGTGGCCCGGTGACGTATTACCGCTCGACCAACGGCGGCAAGAGCCTGAGCAAAATCGGCGACATTCACTACGGCGGCGCCAACGGCCGCAACGGCAACGCCGACATCTATGCCGATCAAACCGGCAACGTGCACTTTGTCTACGGCTCGGCGCGCGATCAAGCGCGCAACGGCACCCAGTCGGTGCGCTATGCCCGCTTTCGCGACGGCAACAAAGTGCGCGACGTGGCAGTGACGGAGCAGGGCGAACTGCGTGACTGGCATCAGAATCTCGGCGTCGGCTCGGTCGCCGCGACCAACGACGGCAAGAACGTGGTGGCGGTATACAACCTGGGTGACGGCGAGGCGCTGTTTGCGCGGCTTTCCCAGAACGAAGGGCAAACCTGGGGCGCTTCAGTGCAACTGGCCAGCCAGTCCGGCGGCTCGGAATCACGCGACAAACACGTGGTGCGCGCGGCGGGCAAGACGTTTTATGTCGCCTATCCTTCCTTCGGCAAGGTGTATTTGCGCATGTTGAAAACCGGCGGCAGTGCGCCCATCGCCAATGCCGGCGGCCCTTACAACGGCACCGAAGGCTCGCCCATCGCCTTCAATGCCTCCGGCTCGACCGATGACGGCCAGATCATCCGCTATCGCTGGGATTGGACCAGCGACGGCGTGTTCGATGACAGCACCAACGCCCCGCTGATGCAACACACCTATCCCGACGATTTCAACGGCAAGGCCACGCTGGAAGTGGTGGACAACGAAAACGACCGCACGCGCGCGCAAGTGCAGGTGACGGTTGCCAACGTCGCGCCGGTAGCGGAGGCCGGTGGCCCTTATTCCGGCCTGCTCAATCAACCGGTGACGTTGACCGCCAGTGTGACCGATCCCGGCACGAAAGACACGCATACGTTCAAATGGGATTTGAACAACGACGGCACTTATGAAACCGACGGCCGAACCGTCACCGCCACCTACAATTCCTCCGGCAGAAAACGGGTGCGCGTGCGCGTCACCGACAACAACGGCGCCAGCGGCACCGATACCTCTTCGGTGGTCATCGGCACCGGCGCGCCGGTCGCCACCAAGATTCCCAACCAAACCGTGGCCGAAGGCACGCCCTTCACGCCCATCGCGCTGGACAATTACGTCAGTGATTCCGACAACACGCCGGATCAGATGGTGTGGAGCACCTTTGGGCAATCCAACTTGATCATCACGCTGGCAAATCGCATTGCCACCGTGGCGGTGGCCGATTCGGAGTGGGCGGGCAGCGAAACGATTTCATTCGTGGTACGGGATCCCTCCAACAAGCGCGACACCACCACGGCCAGATTCACCGTGACCGCGGTGAACGACAATCCCCGCGTCAGCACCATTCCCTCGCAGCGGGTGCAAGAGGGCAAACCCTTTGCCGCCATCACGCTGGATGATTATGTCTTTGATCCCGATCACCGCGACACTCAAATCACCTGGAGCACCAGCCCGAATCCCTTCTTCAAAGTGAACATCACCAACCGCGTCGCCACCGTGGCGCCGGCCGATTCAGAATGGGCGGGCAACAGCCAGATCACCTTCATCGCCAAAGATCCGGCGAACGGCAGCGACAGCGTGCGCGCGCGCTTCACCATCGATCCGGTCAACGATCCGCCACGCATCGTCAACTTGACGGATCAGACCATCAAACGCGGCGAAACCTTCACGCCCATCAATTTTGCCGATTACGTCCGGGACCCGGATGATCCCAAAGACAAGCTCAGGCTCACCGGCACCGGCAACCGCGAGTTGGCGCTGTTCCTCTCGGGCTTGATCGCAACCGTGCTGCCGCCCAACGCCGGCTGGCTGGGCAGCGAGACCATCACCTTCACCGTCAGAGACACCTCCAACGCCGCGGCAACCGCGAAGGTCACCTTCACGGTGCGCGATTCCAACACTCCGCCGCGCTGGCTCAACACGGTGAATTACACATTCAATGAAGATGACACGCTGCGGATTCCATATGCGGATTTGCGTGCGCGCGTGAAGGACGACGAAGACCCCGCGGAACAATGGCGATTCTCGTTGGTGGGCAACACCAAAATCAAGTTCCGCAACACCAGCACCACCTTCAATCTCTTTGCCGAGCGCGATTGGCACGGCGTCGAGAACGTGCAGTTCGTAGTGAATGACGGCAAAGACGCCAAAGATTCCGTGGCGACTGCGATCACGGTGGTGTCCGTGCTCGACCCGCTGCGCAGCTTCCGCGTGCTGTCACCCATCGGCGAGTTCTATTCCTCGCGGCCGGCCACCATCAACTTCGACTGGGAAGATACGGCCGATCCCGAAAACCCGGGCAGCAACATCAACTACCTGTGGCTGCTCAGCAAGAACGTGGATTTCAGCAACATCATCAAGCAGGTGCAGGTGGTGAACAAGAGCGAGTACGTGCTGCCGGTCGACGACACCATTCAAGGCGGGTTTCATTACTGGAAGGTGATTGCCTCCGGCAACAGCGGCACGTTCGTGGAGTCTTCCAATTTCGGATCATTCACCGTTCCGCCCACCAGTGTGGCGGAGAACAACGGCAGCGTGCCGCAAACCTTTGCGCTGCGCCCGAACTATCCCAATCCGTTCAACCCGCAAACCAACGTCGTGTTCGACCTCGCGAAACCGGGACATGTGCTGTTGACGATCTATGGCGTCGACGGCAAGCAGGTCGCCACCCTGGCCGATCGTGAATATCAACCCGGACAGTACACGCTCACGTGGGATGCGCACGGCCTGGCCAGCGGCACCTATTTTGTCGAGCTGCGGGTGACCAATGCGGGGAAGCCGCTGTTTGAAGGAAGGCAGAAGATGTCGTTGTTGCGGTAG
- a CDS encoding ABC transporter ATP-binding protein: MPLTPASPVAPDRAAEEPIIAIRDLVTHYGRRPILKGVNLDIYRGETMVILGRSGCGKSTLLRHLVGLAPPTSGQIFIRGRDITRLSEAEMTAVLRKIGMLFQGAALFNSMTVGENVALPLREHTPLEDSTIRIMTRIKLELVGLAGCEDFLPAQLSGGMKKRAGLARAIAMDPDILFCDEPSAGLDPVVAVGIDELILKLKRAFNMTTVVVTHELASVFKIADRIAMLHDGQVIALGTVAELRGSTHPVVHQFFNRLADEEADRAEYLNTLVGN; this comes from the coding sequence ATGCCACTCACGCCTGCCTCTCCCGTCGCGCCGGATCGCGCGGCGGAAGAACCAATCATTGCGATCCGTGATCTCGTCACGCATTACGGCCGGCGGCCGATCTTGAAAGGCGTCAATCTCGACATCTACCGTGGCGAGACCATGGTGATCCTGGGCCGCTCGGGCTGCGGCAAAAGCACGCTGCTGCGCCATCTGGTGGGCTTGGCGCCGCCGACTTCCGGGCAGATCTTCATCAGGGGCCGGGACATCACCCGCTTGAGCGAAGCGGAAATGACGGCGGTGCTGCGCAAGATCGGCATGTTGTTTCAGGGCGCGGCGCTGTTCAATTCGATGACCGTCGGCGAAAACGTCGCGCTGCCGCTGCGCGAGCACACGCCGCTGGAGGATTCCACCATTCGCATCATGACGCGCATCAAGCTCGAGCTGGTGGGGCTGGCCGGCTGCGAGGATTTCCTGCCGGCGCAACTGAGCGGCGGCATGAAGAAGCGCGCGGGTTTGGCGCGCGCCATCGCGATGGATCCCGACATTCTGTTCTGCGACGAGCCTTCCGCCGGCCTCGACCCTGTGGTGGCGGTCGGCATCGACGAACTGATTCTCAAGCTCAAACGCGCCTTCAACATGACCACCGTCGTGGTGACGCACGAGCTGGCTTCCGTCTTCAAAATCGCGGACCGCATTGCGATGCTGCATGATGGCCAGGTGATTGCGCTCGGCACAGTGGCGGAGCTGCGTGGCAGCACGCATCCGGTCGTGCATCAATTTTTCAATCGGCTGGCGGATGAAGAAGCCGATCGCGCCGAATATTTGAACACACTGGTGGGCAATTAG